A window of Cellulomonas fimi contains these coding sequences:
- a CDS encoding VOC family protein, with protein MAIARYPGLVIDCPDPPALARFYGELLGWEVSGDEGWAEIREGDTQCISFQRVDPYTPPRWPGQDVPQQMHLDVMVRDLDAAEPEVLALGATKAEHQPGETFRVFLDPAGHPFCLCVS; from the coding sequence ATGGCCATCGCCCGATACCCCGGTCTCGTCATCGACTGCCCCGACCCGCCGGCGCTCGCGCGGTTCTACGGGGAGCTCCTGGGATGGGAGGTGTCCGGCGACGAGGGCTGGGCGGAGATCCGCGAGGGCGACACGCAGTGCATCTCGTTCCAGCGCGTCGACCCGTACACGCCGCCCCGGTGGCCGGGTCAGGACGTGCCGCAGCAGATGCACCTGGACGTCATGGTCCGCGACCTCGACGCCGCCGAGCCCGAGGTGCTCGCGCTGGGGGCGACGAAGGCCGAGCACCAGCCGGGGGAGACGTTCCGCGTGTTCCTGGACCCGGCGGGTCATCCGTTCTGCCTCTGCGTGAGCTGA
- a CDS encoding VOC family protein, with amino-acid sequence MTSIASAFVPVHDPVAAADWYREHLGLTVESASSFSAVLTDGSRRVTLMGPRSGIAATPGLPWASASYRVDDVARTAAALRERGLDVSDVAGDPSVCLFVTTRDLDGNVVLLVDR; translated from the coding sequence ATGACGTCGATCGCCTCTGCCTTCGTCCCCGTGCACGACCCGGTGGCCGCCGCCGACTGGTACCGCGAGCACCTCGGCCTGACCGTGGAGTCGGCGTCCTCGTTCTCGGCAGTCCTCACCGACGGCTCCCGCCGCGTGACGCTGATGGGACCGCGCAGCGGCATCGCTGCGACGCCCGGCCTGCCCTGGGCCTCCGCCAGCTACCGCGTCGACGACGTCGCGAGAACGGCCGCGGCCCTCCGCGAGCGCGGACTCGACGTGAGCGACGTCGCGGGCGACCCGTCCGTCTGCCTCTTCGTCACCACCCGCGACCTCGACGGCAACGTCGTGCTCCTCGTCGACCGCTGA